In Leptodesmis sichuanensis A121, the following are encoded in one genomic region:
- a CDS encoding NfeD family protein: MDLSPSVIWLLIGAVFCLIEFVVPTAFVSSMMGISALIVAAIAGLLPLGLQIALWAVLSVGLVLASRRLVRTRASRNLDATEAETLTEIPAGRTGRVLYEGNSWAAQCDDPGVTIAAHQKVYIVARQGTTLIVVPQNVLRS; the protein is encoded by the coding sequence ATGGACCTGAGTCCAAGTGTAATCTGGTTGCTGATAGGGGCAGTCTTCTGCCTCATAGAGTTCGTTGTTCCCACGGCCTTTGTATCCTCCATGATGGGCATCAGTGCCCTGATTGTGGCGGCGATCGCGGGCCTGCTTCCGCTGGGCTTACAAATTGCTCTGTGGGCTGTCCTATCAGTGGGTTTGGTGTTAGCTTCCCGCCGTCTAGTACGCACTCGTGCCTCCCGAAATTTAGATGCGACTGAAGCGGAAACGCTGACGGAAATACCGGCGGGCAGAACAGGCAGGGTGCTCTACGAAGGAAATTCTTGGGCGGCTCAATGTGATGACCCAGGAGTGACGATCGCGGCGCATCAGAAGGTGTACATCGTAGCTCGCCAGGGTACTACGTTAATTGTGGTGCCCCAAAATGTGCTGCGTTCCTAA
- a CDS encoding PP2C family protein-serine/threonine phosphatase gives MKVSPTQIYCPNLNCSAPLNNLGSFACKNCQTPLIYRYLWVVGELSVPPTVGSLVAGRYFVKTPQVWLDTQPALLPDFPAAELPEPILPYLYLYPQRLHIPEVYGICPSNEGGNTSEVFLLENAPLDSAGLLFPAIARAWSQATAARQVYWLWQMLQLWIPLAEQGVSTSLLIADNIRVEGWRVRLCQLFQDDRVLPVDETTPEQSPALPNLADLAHLWLEWLPEAKPAIIAPLQEICREMEAEGATAQAIAPRLNQLLLQQAAQLPLRLQAAGASDTGPQYNHNEDACYPLNDAASLADDGVFPQLAIVCDGIGGHEGGEVASQLAVQSIKLQVRAFLAEVARQPEPFSANLVADQLEAIVRVINNVIANQNDNQGREARQRMGTTLVMALQLPQPLQQPDGTVTSNSHELYLVNIGDSRAYWITDRYCHCLTIDDDVAVREVRMGRLLYREALQRPDAGALTQALGTRDAEFLRPAIQRFVIEEDGILLLCSDGLSDYGRVEEFWPDVMEGVLKGKVSLEAAARSWIEVANRKNGHDNASVVLLQCHISTPLPAIALPRPEQPTTDWSESSRQLVQDTARDETTSPVSGEAVARPRRRKIWWLVFGLAGLLLLGGLGLALWSQTNPAGFQQFRERSLPKP, from the coding sequence ATGAAGGTTTCTCCCACTCAGATTTATTGTCCTAATCTGAACTGTTCTGCCCCCCTAAATAACCTGGGGAGTTTTGCCTGTAAAAATTGTCAGACTCCTTTAATCTATCGCTATCTCTGGGTGGTTGGAGAGCTTTCAGTCCCGCCGACTGTTGGTAGCCTGGTTGCCGGACGTTACTTTGTGAAGACCCCCCAGGTCTGGCTGGATACTCAACCTGCCTTATTGCCTGACTTTCCGGCGGCGGAACTTCCAGAACCAATTCTGCCGTATTTGTATCTCTACCCCCAGCGGTTGCATATTCCAGAAGTGTATGGAATTTGCCCCAGCAACGAGGGGGGGAATACCTCGGAAGTTTTTCTGTTGGAGAATGCGCCTCTCGATTCTGCAGGGTTGTTATTTCCGGCGATCGCCCGTGCCTGGTCACAAGCTACAGCGGCACGGCAGGTGTACTGGCTGTGGCAAATGCTGCAATTATGGATACCACTGGCCGAACAAGGAGTCAGTACCAGTCTGCTGATTGCTGACAATATTCGCGTTGAAGGGTGGCGAGTCCGGCTATGTCAGTTATTCCAGGACGATCGAGTTCTACCCGTTGATGAAACAACGCCAGAACAGAGTCCTGCGCTACCTAATCTGGCGGATCTGGCTCATCTGTGGTTGGAGTGGTTGCCTGAAGCAAAGCCTGCAATTATCGCCCCATTGCAGGAGATTTGCCGCGAGATGGAAGCCGAGGGGGCAACGGCCCAAGCGATCGCGCCTCGGCTCAATCAACTCTTACTGCAACAAGCCGCCCAACTGCCTTTACGCCTGCAAGCGGCTGGAGCCAGCGATACAGGGCCGCAATACAACCACAACGAAGATGCCTGTTATCCCCTGAATGATGCAGCTAGTCTCGCGGATGATGGGGTTTTTCCCCAACTGGCGATCGTGTGTGATGGGATTGGCGGCCATGAGGGGGGTGAAGTCGCCAGTCAGTTAGCCGTACAGTCGATCAAACTCCAGGTGCGGGCATTCCTGGCAGAAGTAGCAAGACAACCAGAACCGTTTTCTGCCAATCTGGTGGCCGATCAACTGGAAGCGATCGTGCGGGTAATTAATAATGTGATCGCCAATCAGAATGATAATCAGGGGCGAGAAGCCCGCCAGCGGATGGGAACAACGCTCGTGATGGCGCTACAACTTCCTCAACCCCTGCAACAGCCCGATGGCACGGTTACTTCCAACAGTCACGAATTGTATCTGGTCAACATTGGGGACAGCCGCGCCTACTGGATTACCGATCGCTACTGCCATTGTCTGACCATTGACGATGATGTCGCCGTTCGGGAAGTCCGGATGGGACGATTGCTGTATCGGGAAGCGTTGCAACGACCGGATGCAGGCGCTTTAACTCAAGCATTGGGCACTCGCGATGCCGAATTTCTCCGTCCGGCCATTCAACGGTTTGTGATTGAAGAAGATGGCATTTTGCTGCTTTGTTCGGATGGCCTGAGTGATTACGGTCGGGTCGAAGAATTCTGGCCTGACGTCATGGAAGGGGTACTCAAAGGTAAAGTGTCGTTAGAGGCTGCCGCCCGATCGTGGATCGAGGTAGCGAATCGCAAAAATGGCCACGATAATGCCTCGGTTGTGCTCCTGCAATGTCACATCTCTACGCCCCTGCCTGCGATCGCGCTTCCCCGGCCTGAGCAACCCACAACCGACTGGTCTGAATCCTCCAGGCAGCTTGTGCAGGATACGGCCCGTGACGAAACGACCAGTCCTGTATCCGGAGAAGCAGTCGCCAGGCCCAGACGGAGGAAGATATGGTGGCTCGTTTTCGGGTTAGCGGGTTTGCTATTGCTGGGAGGCTTAGGGTTAGCCCTGTGGTCACAGACCAATCCTGCTGGTTTCCAACAATTTCGCGAGCGATCGCTCCCCAAACCATAG
- a CDS encoding SPFH domain-containing protein, whose translation MWEWIIGLLIVGGGVSSVKIIQQGNEALVERLGVYDRKLVPGPKFVIPIIERVAFQETIREKVLDIPPQPCITRDNVSITVDAVVYWRIVDMEKAYYKVQNLQNAMVNLVLTQIRAEMGKLELDETFTARSQINELLLRDLDIATDPWGVKVTRVELRDIIPSQAVQESMELQMSAERRKRAAILTSEGDRESAINSARGKAEAQILDAEARQKAVVLQAEAEQKAAILRAQAERQSQVLKAQATAEAIQIVNQALASDAKAAEAGKVLLALSYLDMGTAIGKSDSSKVMFMDPHSIPATIQGMLSMVDNKNGA comes from the coding sequence ATGTGGGAATGGATTATTGGCCTACTGATCGTGGGTGGTGGGGTTTCCAGCGTCAAAATTATTCAGCAGGGAAATGAAGCCCTGGTAGAGCGCTTGGGGGTGTACGATCGCAAGCTGGTTCCTGGCCCTAAATTTGTGATTCCCATCATTGAGCGAGTCGCCTTCCAGGAAACAATTCGGGAAAAAGTTTTAGATATTCCCCCGCAGCCCTGCATTACCCGCGACAACGTTTCGATTACCGTGGATGCGGTGGTCTACTGGCGGATTGTGGACATGGAAAAGGCCTACTACAAAGTCCAGAATCTACAAAATGCGATGGTGAATCTAGTGCTAACTCAGATTCGGGCTGAGATGGGCAAGCTGGAACTGGATGAAACCTTTACAGCCCGCTCTCAAATCAATGAACTATTACTGCGGGATCTGGACATCGCCACCGATCCGTGGGGTGTGAAAGTGACTCGTGTGGAACTGCGGGACATTATTCCCTCCCAGGCGGTGCAGGAGTCTATGGAATTGCAGATGTCAGCGGAACGCCGCAAACGAGCCGCTATTTTGACCTCAGAAGGCGATCGCGAATCGGCCATTAACAGTGCCCGTGGGAAAGCAGAGGCTCAGATTTTAGATGCTGAGGCTCGTCAAAAAGCCGTGGTTTTGCAAGCAGAAGCGGAACAAAAAGCAGCGATTCTCCGTGCCCAGGCAGAACGGCAAAGTCAGGTACTCAAAGCTCAGGCCACCGCGGAAGCGATTCAAATTGTCAATCAGGCCCTGGCCAGTGATGCGAAAGCCGCTGAAGCTGGAAAAGTCCTGCTGGCCTTGAGCTATCTGGATATGGGAACGGCGATCGGCAAGAGCGACAGCAGCAAAGTCATGTTCATGGATCCGCACAGCATTCCCGCCACCATTCAAGGTATGTTGTCAATGGTTGATAACAAGAACGGGGCTTAA
- a CDS encoding hybrid sensor histidine kinase/response regulator, with product MQPDQQQRIMGYFIEEAKDHLNTIEQGLLNLQNTIEDPEMVNEVFRAAHSVKGGAAMLGLGSIQRVSHRLEDFFKFLKENPIRVDQKLETLFLKAFDSLQELLGQLQGSFGLTEESANTILAEVEPTFEELEQHLAQLTSESGGISLPTTTGFGLDTAFTLPVGTQVDESLVNLFRTDVTLQLRDMLRLFRLSDADPVTRQQLQESCDRLNDLGERHGLSHWCRLLQTARQAIAHPNNSYRILAPVVIKDIKQAQELVLAGRESEITPSSHLQELLPADVPVDTVIQDDLADLLADLQPIGSAFELSDQSLDLTELDFAQSAAASDHSLDSLEVPSTTHDDLELIDSFANDPFDASELDTQHGPEVGMAELNTLADLFEGEVPDLGLTWQQEEVIEDGNDLFVPDAPTVHNSDFNNDFSDLLFEEVRTEPSGADPNSAVDDLDDLFGDAELLTAGEIRNPFDSSQSGTSANISDLDEIDDLLQVAESTTPSSADRELLDPFADLDQAFSESDLADNLAELEGQSEPLVEENQTDDSALNNLSDLFDGLDDGDLAAEEQPQAAHSPELDIPDPWDTISDAEQVTGDGPELGSLSLEDLDLDDLEGMEELSGHEPALDSLVEVPSPNNQDIGLPAITEPFASQDTIADPWGEPQTEMSDSRPLSDLSLDELEATRDDFREPSPTAEESALEFGDFPSNGQPDETLSDQPTSTEELFSELDQSTQATADLFGEELVNEDLLGEDLFGQASESVSPASVDDLLKDAADPIASSVDDLLGASTAQSALTDNLFGETNESLATAELDDLLGEPMPQADLAAEDLFSEATEPPLTAAESPLASDIDDLLGKSADQVVPVNDLFDEINEPSLAADADSLFYESADQSELAVEDLFGEIEPSFATDGDNLFSESVDQPALADDFLGDTASENDLFGESTNSLASVNGLLGEPADVTSGVDDLFGDLISEGASELLQDDLAPSEGDSTFTLEVSNEITNILGEEDSPDFPTVTEDESSQLSDQELDDLLGGASDQELDDLLGNSFNPDSELMDGLDLDINPDLEAEQLAATAEFELDFEQPSSESELSATEFGELDSLLDEPSAADDVFGDLEGLLDDNQISEPELPIDIAPSTEALEEDLAHEEESADDFSELETLVEGGALGLADSMDSTPSVSGSEFDDLDDLLKDAEEKMGGSPSVSIGRGAMPQARRVMRPGRVFSEQTMRVPVKHLDNLSNLVGELVVNRNSLEQDQERLRQSLDNLLYQVQQLSDVGQRMQDLYERSLLESSLLASRQSHHRLSALSSTGRGGSITEIQEPSDNVEYDPLEMDRFTGFHSLSQEMIELIVRVRESSSDIEFIVDETEQVTRMFRQVTTQLQEGLTRSRMVPFAQTADRLPRAVRDISMKVGKQAELIIEGRETLIDKMILEQLYDPMTHLVNNALTHGIEAPEVRRSQGKPAAGRIVIRAFHQGNQTIISVSDDGSGINVERVKAKAIEKGLITAAEAQNLSRLDIYDILFHPGFSTKDQADDFSGRGVGMDVVRTSLSEIRGVVNIDSTPGKGTTFTIRLPLTLSISKALCCISDRARIAFPMDGVEDMLDLPKERLQMNAEGQPCIAWRDTMLPVRPLADLLTYNRHLSRGNVYGGNQEDDIISIVVLRSAGNFLALQVDQVLGEQEIVIKQLEGPVPKPVGVAGATVLGDGRIMPIADVLELIDLSMGRLRRDAGGALWDQSGGQEGQEAPTVKTEPMVLIVDDSITVRELLSMTFNKVGYRVEQARDGQEAWEKLRSGLPCDIVFCDIEMPRMDGLELLSRIQKDPNLKQLPIAMLTSRGADRHRQMAASLGASGYFTKPYLEEALLDAAQRMLKGERLLSREG from the coding sequence ATGCAGCCTGATCAACAGCAGCGAATCATGGGCTATTTTATTGAGGAAGCCAAGGATCACCTCAATACCATAGAACAGGGTCTACTGAATCTGCAAAACACCATTGAAGACCCAGAAATGGTAAACGAGGTGTTTCGAGCCGCTCATTCCGTTAAGGGCGGAGCTGCCATGCTGGGATTGGGCAGCATTCAGCGGGTATCTCATCGGCTAGAAGACTTTTTCAAGTTTCTGAAAGAAAATCCGATAAGGGTTGATCAAAAGCTGGAAACCCTCTTTCTTAAGGCGTTCGATAGCCTCCAGGAGTTATTGGGGCAATTGCAAGGCTCTTTTGGTTTAACAGAGGAGTCGGCCAATACTATCCTGGCCGAAGTTGAGCCAACCTTTGAGGAACTGGAACAACATCTCGCCCAGCTCACCAGTGAATCTGGAGGAATTTCCCTACCAACGACCACCGGCTTTGGTTTGGATACTGCCTTTACCTTACCTGTGGGTACCCAGGTCGATGAGTCCCTGGTGAATCTGTTTAGAACCGACGTCACCTTGCAGTTACGGGATATGCTTCGCCTGTTCCGGCTCTCAGATGCTGATCCGGTAACTCGGCAACAGCTACAGGAGAGTTGCGACAGATTGAATGATCTAGGGGAGCGGCATGGTTTATCGCACTGGTGCCGTCTGCTGCAGACTGCTCGACAGGCGATCGCTCACCCCAACAATAGCTACCGTATCCTGGCTCCTGTGGTGATCAAAGATATCAAACAGGCTCAAGAACTCGTATTGGCTGGGCGCGAAAGTGAAATTACCCCTTCCAGTCACCTTCAGGAATTGTTGCCTGCAGATGTTCCTGTTGACACAGTGATTCAAGATGATCTGGCCGACCTGTTAGCTGATTTGCAGCCGATCGGTTCAGCATTTGAATTGAGCGATCAGTCTCTAGACCTGACCGAGTTGGACTTTGCACAGTCCGCAGCCGCATCTGATCACTCGCTAGACTCTCTGGAAGTTCCATCGACTACCCACGACGACCTGGAATTAATCGATAGCTTTGCGAACGATCCATTCGATGCCAGTGAACTGGACACTCAACATGGCCCAGAAGTCGGCATGGCAGAGCTAAATACTTTGGCAGATTTGTTTGAAGGTGAGGTGCCTGACCTGGGTTTAACCTGGCAACAGGAAGAAGTTATTGAAGATGGTAACGATTTATTTGTCCCAGATGCCCCAACCGTTCACAATTCTGACTTCAATAACGACTTTTCAGATCTCTTGTTTGAAGAAGTCAGAACCGAGCCTTCTGGAGCAGATCCCAATTCGGCTGTAGACGATTTAGATGATCTGTTTGGCGATGCCGAGCTACTGACGGCAGGAGAAATCAGAAATCCGTTTGACTCTTCTCAGTCTGGTACATCGGCTAACATTTCAGATCTGGATGAAATTGATGATCTGTTACAGGTCGCTGAGTCAACCACGCCCAGTTCTGCCGATCGGGAACTGCTTGATCCCTTTGCCGATCTGGATCAGGCATTTTCAGAATCAGATCTGGCCGATAATTTAGCTGAGTTAGAGGGTCAATCTGAACCTCTGGTTGAGGAAAACCAGACCGATGATTCAGCCTTAAATAACCTCAGTGATTTGTTTGATGGTCTGGATGACGGCGACCTGGCAGCCGAAGAACAACCCCAGGCTGCTCACAGTCCTGAGCTAGACATTCCCGATCCCTGGGATACGATATCTGATGCCGAACAGGTAACAGGAGACGGCCCAGAGTTAGGTTCTCTCTCCTTAGAGGACTTAGATCTTGATGATCTGGAAGGGATGGAAGAACTCTCTGGGCATGAACCTGCCCTGGATAGTTTGGTGGAAGTCCCTTCCCCAAATAATCAGGATATTGGCCTACCTGCCATAACAGAACCTTTTGCGAGCCAGGACACGATCGCGGATCCGTGGGGAGAACCACAAACTGAGATGTCAGATTCACGGCCTCTATCTGACCTGTCTCTAGATGAACTGGAAGCGACAAGAGACGACTTCAGAGAGCCGTCTCCCACTGCTGAAGAGTCGGCCCTTGAATTTGGAGATTTCCCATCTAACGGACAACCTGACGAAACGCTGAGTGATCAACCAACCTCAACAGAAGAGTTATTCAGCGAATTAGATCAATCTACTCAAGCCACCGCAGATCTGTTTGGTGAAGAGTTAGTCAATGAAGATCTGCTTGGTGAGGATCTATTTGGTCAGGCTAGCGAATCGGTATCTCCTGCAAGTGTGGACGATTTGCTCAAGGATGCCGCTGATCCAATTGCCTCATCAGTAGACGATTTACTGGGTGCATCTACTGCTCAGTCTGCCTTAACGGACAACTTGTTTGGTGAAACGAATGAGTCCCTAGCCACTGCAGAGTTAGACGATTTGCTGGGTGAACCAATGCCTCAAGCTGACCTGGCAGCCGAGGATTTGTTCAGTGAGGCAACTGAACCACCATTAACTGCTGCTGAATCGCCATTGGCCTCAGATATAGATGATCTGTTAGGTAAATCGGCTGATCAGGTTGTCCCAGTTAATGACTTATTCGACGAGATCAACGAGCCATCATTGGCTGCGGATGCAGACAGTCTGTTCTATGAGTCTGCTGACCAATCCGAATTGGCAGTAGAGGACTTGTTTGGTGAAATCGAACCTTCATTCGCTACCGATGGGGACAATTTGTTCAGCGAATCCGTTGACCAGCCTGCCTTAGCAGATGATTTTTTGGGTGACACAGCCAGTGAGAACGATTTGTTTGGCGAATCTACTAACAGTCTGGCATCTGTGAACGGGTTACTGGGTGAGCCTGCAGATGTGACTTCAGGTGTGGATGACTTGTTTGGAGATTTGATATCAGAAGGTGCGAGTGAGTTGCTTCAGGATGATCTCGCTCCCAGTGAGGGAGATTCTACCTTCACCCTTGAAGTATCGAATGAAATCACCAATATTTTGGGAGAGGAGGACTCACCTGACTTTCCCACCGTAACAGAAGACGAATCTTCGCAGCTTTCTGATCAGGAGTTGGATGATTTATTGGGCGGAGCCTCTGACCAGGAATTAGACGATTTACTGGGCAACTCCTTCAATCCAGACAGCGAGTTAATGGATGGCTTAGATCTAGATATTAATCCAGACTTAGAGGCAGAGCAGTTAGCTGCAACTGCCGAATTTGAACTCGATTTTGAACAACCGTCTAGTGAGTCAGAGCTTTCTGCAACCGAGTTTGGGGAACTGGACAGTCTGTTGGACGAACCTTCTGCAGCAGATGATGTCTTTGGTGATCTGGAAGGGCTACTGGATGACAATCAGATCTCAGAACCAGAGCTGCCTATAGACATCGCACCCTCTACTGAGGCGTTGGAAGAAGATTTAGCGCATGAAGAGGAATCTGCTGATGATTTCTCAGAACTGGAGACGTTGGTAGAGGGTGGTGCTCTGGGACTGGCTGATTCTATGGACAGCACTCCCAGTGTCAGTGGTTCAGAGTTTGATGACTTAGACGATCTGCTAAAAGATGCGGAAGAGAAAATGGGTGGTTCTCCATCCGTCAGCATTGGTCGCGGGGCAATGCCGCAAGCCCGCCGGGTCATGCGTCCTGGTCGGGTTTTCAGTGAACAGACGATGCGGGTACCCGTGAAACATCTGGATAACCTGAGCAACCTGGTCGGGGAACTGGTTGTTAACCGGAACAGTCTGGAGCAGGATCAGGAGCGTCTACGGCAATCGCTCGATAATCTACTCTATCAGGTACAGCAACTAAGTGACGTGGGTCAGCGGATGCAGGATTTGTATGAGCGATCGCTGCTGGAAAGCTCTCTCCTGGCTAGCCGTCAAAGTCATCATCGTCTCAGTGCCTTATCTTCCACAGGGCGAGGAGGATCTATTACTGAAATTCAGGAACCCTCTGACAATGTGGAATACGATCCTTTGGAAATGGATCGGTTTACTGGCTTCCACTCCCTTTCCCAGGAAATGATTGAACTGATCGTGCGGGTGCGAGAGTCTTCATCAGACATCGAATTTATTGTCGATGAAACGGAGCAAGTGACTCGTATGTTCCGCCAGGTCACCACTCAGTTGCAAGAGGGATTGACGCGATCGCGCATGGTGCCCTTTGCCCAGACTGCAGATCGCCTGCCCCGTGCAGTGCGAGATATTTCTATGAAGGTGGGTAAACAGGCAGAATTGATCATTGAGGGTCGAGAAACGTTGATCGACAAAATGATTCTGGAACAGCTCTACGACCCCATGACCCATCTGGTGAACAATGCCCTGACCCACGGAATTGAAGCACCAGAAGTGCGACGTTCCCAGGGCAAACCTGCGGCTGGTCGCATTGTCATTCGTGCCTTCCACCAGGGGAACCAGACCATCATTTCGGTTTCTGATGACGGCAGTGGCATTAACGTCGAACGGGTGAAAGCCAAAGCGATCGAGAAAGGCTTGATCACCGCGGCTGAAGCTCAGAATCTGTCACGGCTCGATATCTATGACATCCTGTTCCATCCGGGATTCAGTACCAAGGATCAGGCCGATGACTTCTCTGGCCGGGGCGTGGGTATGGATGTGGTACGAACCAGCCTGAGTGAGATCCGAGGGGTGGTCAACATTGACTCTACTCCTGGCAAGGGGACAACCTTCACCATTCGCTTGCCCCTAACCTTAAGTATTTCCAAAGCCCTCTGCTGCATCAGCGATCGCGCCCGGATCGCCTTCCCCATGGACGGGGTGGAAGATATGCTCGATCTGCCGAAAGAACGGCTGCAGATGAACGCTGAAGGCCAGCCCTGCATTGCTTGGCGGGATACCATGCTGCCGGTTCGTCCGCTCGCGGATCTGCTTACCTATAACCGTCATCTCAGCCGAGGCAATGTGTATGGCGGCAATCAGGAAGATGACATTATCTCGATCGTCGTGTTGCGGAGCGCGGGCAATTTTCTGGCTTTGCAGGTCGATCAAGTGTTGGGCGAACAAGAGATCGTGATCAAACAATTAGAGGGGCCAGTCCCCAAACCTGTTGGAGTGGCTGGTGCAACGGTACTGGGGGATGGGCGGATTATGCCGATCGCGGATGTCCTGGAACTGATTGATCTTTCAATGGGACGGCTACGTCGGGATGCGGGCGGAGCCTTGTGGGATCAAAGTGGCGGCCAGGAAGGTCAAGAGGCTCCCACCGTCAAGACCGAACCGATGGTGCTGATTGTGGATGACTCCATCACTGTCCGGGAACTACTCTCCATGACCTTCAACAAAGTAGGTTATCGAGTAGAACAGGCCAGAGATGGTCAGGAAGCCTGGGAAAAACTACGCTCGGGCTTGCCCTGTGATATTGTCTTCTGTGACATTGAAATGCCCAGAATGGATGGGTTAGAACTGCTGTCCAGAATTCAAAAAGATCCCAACCTGAAACAGTTACCAATTGCTATGCTGACCTCACGGGGGGCAGATCGTCACCGTCAGATGGCCGCTTCTCTGGGAGCCAGTGGCTACTTTACCAAGCCTTATCTCGAAGAAGCGTTACTGGATGCGGCGCAACGGATGCTCAAGGGGGAACGGCTGCTCAGTCGTGAAGGGTAA
- a CDS encoding ferredoxin-thioredoxin reductase variable chain: MQIDTESFSVGDKVRVAASVTVYHHPEHRNQAFDLKGQEGEVVEVVKEYHGKPISANFPFVVKFGPKFRAHLQGHELEKVS; encoded by the coding sequence ATGCAGATTGATACTGAATCATTTTCCGTTGGAGACAAGGTGCGAGTCGCAGCATCCGTGACTGTCTACCACCACCCAGAACACCGCAATCAAGCCTTTGATCTCAAAGGGCAAGAAGGCGAAGTCGTTGAAGTGGTTAAGGAATATCACGGGAAACCGATTAGCGCAAATTTCCCATTTGTCGTCAAATTTGGCCCGAAATTTAGAGCGCACCTGCAAGGACACGAGTTAGAGAAAGTCAGTTAA